In Ruminiclostridium papyrosolvens DSM 2782, the following proteins share a genomic window:
- a CDS encoding L-fucose/L-arabinose isomerase family protein yields MKQKVKLGVVCLTRTTYEYKTAQAMYTKTIEDLKKLPDVDYTFIEECVIEIQDAEDAAVKLLAANVDGVVIISGTFHLGHLALIFAKYIKKPFLLWAYNELPYDGGKIRLNAVCGLNLNASNLYKTGKDDYSCTIGDSIDEKWVDALRVKVALQNARVGLVGYRAHGFFNVGVDDMDIYQKTGILIDHYEIADMFSQPVTDVEIEEEEKEVRSLFICKEVNDTQVKKVAQLCVSATKFVEKNGLTAVAVRCWPEFAANYGISPCAAMSILQSKGIILSCEGDVEGALSMLAGAALGAETPFLADLSQVDLQEDFALMWHCGVAPANLWDGKSERTLDTYFAGGKGVTAGFVMKEGHVNLIRFDTARGKTRMFLAAGESIEMKKQLCGTYTKVKFEQNINDLLNTVTETGVAHHLAMLYGEYRDVLRLAAKMMNYEVIE; encoded by the coding sequence ATGAAACAAAAAGTTAAACTTGGAGTTGTTTGTCTGACCAGAACTACTTATGAATACAAGACAGCACAGGCAATGTATACAAAAACAATTGAAGACTTGAAAAAGCTGCCTGATGTGGACTATACGTTTATTGAAGAATGCGTAATTGAAATACAAGATGCAGAAGATGCAGCGGTTAAGCTTTTAGCAGCAAATGTAGATGGTGTTGTTATAATAAGCGGTACTTTCCATTTAGGACATCTGGCCTTGATTTTTGCAAAATACATTAAAAAGCCATTTTTACTCTGGGCGTACAATGAGCTTCCTTACGACGGCGGTAAAATTCGTCTGAATGCTGTCTGCGGTTTGAACCTCAATGCTTCCAATCTTTATAAGACAGGAAAGGATGACTACTCCTGCACTATAGGAGACAGCATTGACGAAAAATGGGTAGATGCCTTGAGAGTAAAGGTTGCTCTCCAAAATGCAAGGGTAGGACTTGTAGGCTATCGTGCACACGGATTCTTTAATGTTGGTGTTGATGACATGGATATCTATCAGAAAACAGGCATTTTGATAGACCATTATGAAATTGCTGATATGTTTTCACAGCCTGTTACAGATGTTGAAATTGAAGAAGAAGAAAAGGAAGTCCGCTCTTTATTCATATGTAAGGAAGTAAATGATACACAGGTTAAAAAAGTTGCTCAGCTTTGTGTAAGTGCTACTAAGTTTGTTGAGAAAAATGGCCTTACGGCAGTAGCAGTAAGATGCTGGCCGGAATTTGCAGCAAATTACGGAATTTCACCTTGTGCAGCAATGTCTATTCTTCAATCAAAAGGAATAATTTTATCCTGTGAGGGTGACGTTGAAGGTGCTCTATCCATGTTGGCAGGAGCTGCATTGGGTGCTGAAACACCATTCCTTGCAGACCTTTCACAAGTTGATCTCCAGGAAGATTTTGCTCTTATGTGGCATTGCGGTGTTGCACCGGCTAATCTGTGGGACGGAAAGAGTGAAAGAACACTGGATACTTATTTTGCCGGAGGTAAAGGTGTAACTGCAGGGTTTGTAATGAAAGAGGGACATGTTAATCTTATAAGGTTTGACACTGCCCGCGGAAAAACAAGAATGTTCCTTGCAGCAGGTGAGTCAATAGAAATGAAGAAACAGCTCTGCGGAACTTACACAAAGGTAAAATTTGAACAGAACATAAATGACTTGCT
- a CDS encoding transaldolase family protein translates to MKYFLDSAKLDEIKYAYENFCIDGVTTNPKHIQLSGKPFMQVVKDVAAWIKEEGIEGMDKFPVSFEINPHHDKWEDIVEAAKEVASYSPNYVIKLPCTEQGLIAAKKLEKMGIRTNVTLVFSPSQAIPVGKLGAKFVSPFVGWKENSGDNSIDYISDIIDIYRNYGFDTEIIVAAVRNGKQIGDFAALGADIVTCGLDVYKASFEHPFTAYGLGVFRNAWDGTAKE, encoded by the coding sequence GTATTGATGGTGTTACAACTAACCCAAAACATATTCAATTAAGCGGAAAGCCTTTTATGCAGGTTGTTAAAGATGTAGCAGCATGGATAAAGGAAGAAGGAATTGAGGGTATGGATAAGTTTCCAGTATCCTTCGAAATCAATCCACATCATGATAAGTGGGAGGATATAGTTGAAGCAGCTAAGGAAGTCGCATCTTATTCACCAAACTACGTAATAAAGCTTCCTTGTACAGAACAGGGACTGATTGCCGCTAAAAAGCTTGAAAAAATGGGAATAAGAACAAACGTTACACTGGTATTTTCTCCATCACAGGCAATTCCTGTAGGAAAACTTGGAGCTAAGTTTGTTTCACCTTTCGTAGGCTGGAAGGAAAACAGCGGTGACAACTCAATAGATTATATTTCTGACATTATTGATATATACAGAAACTACGGCTTTGATACTGAAATAATTGTTGCAGCAGTAAGAAACGGTAAGCAAATCGGTGATTTCGCAGCCCTGGGTGCAGACATTGTAACCTGTGGACTGGATGTATACAAGGCAAGCTTTGAGCATCCTTTTACAGCATATGGATTAGGTGTATTCAGAAATGCTTGGGATGGTACAGCAAAAGAATAA